The following is a genomic window from Desulfurellaceae bacterium.
CTTCCGTTGATTCTCTCGCGGTCTGAAATTCTGGCATATATTCAAGATGGGCGATTGCGGTTTACTCCTACGGTTCCCCCGGAACGCATCGCCCAGGTCTCTATTGATCTACTCCTGGGGCGGAAGTTTACCACTTTTAAGAAAAATCCTCCTGCCTACATTTCCGCGATCCATGTAGACCCCTCCCTCTGGGAATCTGCGGATCTATGGGACTTCTATGAAGGAGAGCGCTTTCGCTTAGAGCCTGGTCAGTTTGTTCTGGCGCAGACATTAGAAGCAGTCACCATTCCTAACGACCTTGTTGGTCTTGTGGAAGGACGGAGCAGCTTTGCTCGTGTAG
Proteins encoded in this region:
- the dcd gene encoding dCTP deaminase, encoding MILSRSEILAYIQDGRLRFTPTVPPERIAQVSIDLLLGRKFTTFKKNPPAYISAIHVDPSLWESADLWDFYEGERFRLEPGQFVLAQTLEAVTIPNDLVGLVEGRSSFARVGVTVHVTAPKIDPGFQGHVTLEMTNFGNMTVELRAELDQPAQLMLIRLTSPIASPDLYGTGENDIFQYQDDPIPRGKKPS